A window of Oncorhynchus kisutch isolate 150728-3 linkage group LG10, Okis_V2, whole genome shotgun sequence contains these coding sequences:
- the mslna gene encoding uncharacterized protein mslna produces MTCGGKMRHRGYCLALTLAVLGSGFFAVGSAQCITLCDGGNSTHGNSPGGMCNRTEGSCAPFSNATFDSFLSCAGLRRINNTQEHINGLKEMMDVAFQFYSDSFMSLSRDLQPILELIKGLSFNASKPRFHDVNFTRVWFQLKLRPRLASVTESLLACLSTSDLTCQTYQALVNELDMNILSMDPQRQRIVYTSFMRRFLERNDTAGCLAHENSSEQWLMRNFGSFSTLVDYEDFFALNVNFSGLSVLALLSPEQKAELVLHPGNGDLDNGTISLVFQSLLGPLINNAHLNQSMYNATMMSNMAAGNATGPHELDRTLNDFLSFLRPLGSFIKTLVGSIQVRNVSSERQHVLAQAVVNWILAELAGHISPNFTLTNETIPSQTPSLSNFNITSLKDWFQHVVLPALNRFQLNNQTQIPHDLTAVFNQVFSLNPPMGSNSSMYSMVGPMDVCHIGNNDDMCSVSHAAENLAVVLRCVPHSNLSLTGENLKLLVTELSKILTGPHTMMNDSSGWPNLTDLFGQLPTDGFSAENLGDENFITFWFLIRLRPLLPSVSEEYLSCLSTRDFSCQAYQALVMGLSDHISSMDEMRQKLVYTRFIHPFLTQHRYSDMMGCPSNGSLDSIKRHFGRFSIFAPLQHFFDVQRNFSALEALPALSPKQLAELVLMPHTPTPQRDDIINRVFDHLHNDTRLRDFLHELQMLIRGTSLECESFTRIFNRLDRAATSAPSDLGPVIRDTQDSVMDAAPPGCNVVPFKFGCSTTPQVNESHICAGVNTTNLENYIAGTNMTLMLCNFTIQHYACLPQRTQLKPEQLSEILQCKLSGNLTYPQKIWKLFFTKYSAILDEALHRFSNMSYQPSGPSISLVLDVFGEVVIDQFSQHDLRSPNHTRKWFLTNLRPFLPQASREFLSCLSTKNFTCGTYQILVEALGRQPANPNPANSAMDRQRQLLIYTNFIEPFLRRNDTEDPNCFNNSNNSTDWLKKYFGPFVGFAPLEELKRLHGNFSVVDVLPMLSPVQLGEVASTPGQLRNPGDVHMILIHVLPRDLGEFFDIVSPAVEGLHLPVDVRQVLLQQVFDNANLPDPSIKDPEVLVWLGQRLRPLLPNLTEEHVAPLFNIVRHRGCNISQETVALLNSILPSLSNGTQAAVQHQIIMSLRESTPLRCYRNNSFFMFLRQSFLNFTFPKLTNFLSLIPPQRESELLNTIHPSELGTFLRKPEVVDNKTKLCTIFRNYKKTPEFLETENLPDDVKRPVLPCVWPLALATDDKAEVDRWFDNRLSNYLKFLNRALLQSSDTLNASCLPFRRLVSLLGSNLTFNGSAITQDDAYSTIKTYLNTGSSAAPKCYSPTDPNLNSTAWFLNYIGVFITFVTVEDFDTFGSESTLQLFAVNPVNIKLFNFAGAPQNLTKRFTELIFLQNSNFLPLQLPPHLQCFVPASAYSKLNESESVVVLGNLNQSCTNVDSEISSALASNIQIVDLGSITALGPQVTSLTTGQITKAPPSVILQSLSNLSSVSGWNLGQSLFIIQILITQNFQINNSDSLINLGSLVGGLPTQTLIAIPAQQVLTTSTNPKFVTNMLTAPTIVQQIYVNKIITVDMKPTELIVNVPDEMATEIPRNLLNFPTTGNQTLTALNINKKKWKPQQAVLFFDTVANGLDEPDDLSEYVLQGFTCSRVQTFKKTKTQRLIRACRRRDGRRKVVLKETQLTCMWNNIKGESPQDFVNYPSDMLLYYSYTNIQQTNCRSYFIETGRADFSVLSSTLDGRKVDLLNNAKKCLNIKGTQLSRDNLEVLGNMACTLDENYIQSSDSYILEKLKNCNDFSDQQITAMETVICSGNTTYGNPSTWTEKTLEQLDILPLYLTENFWKHISTRNKSTFLKKFMKRLRTNKTMKRKLKKLFKECTMSLRSKRSTVNACPDSLGNITQVTISNDAFPFGYDNTTFNHCLSAQVVMDNLASLTEKVDDDDMQKVILEKLHQAYPKGLSDQQVQVLGSVSRVASMEQINKWNITTVDTLAALMDNGNGEWDSAKAKVIFTKFLSAGNSLGASALNSIGGPNLCALDLSVLQGIRNDSLRDADALEITSCSSAHKKAFFAVAETAFPINFAQTRATADQLTSYQLIQTYLGGANITYIRSLSRVNISMDINTFIGLDSAVVQALSVSEVSGLLGSNLNDLKTFENNTVVQNWVSKQLQSELDKLGISLTGGRVDSNTTPMTTNTATTIPNTTSGQSRGTYPVPLLFLFGLLFIVVQM; encoded by the exons GTTTCTTCGCCGTTGGGTCAGCCCAG TGTATTACATTGTGCGATGGGGGAAATAG CACCCATGGAAACTCCCCCGGTGGAATGTGTAACAGGACTGAGGGTTCGTGTGCTCCC ttTTCAAATGCTACATTTGACAGCTTCCTAAGCTGTGCTGGGCTGAGGAGGATTAACAACACCCAGGAGCACATTAACGGGCTCAAAGAAATGATGGACGTGGCCTTTCAATTCTACTCAGACTCCTTCATG AGTTTGAGCAGGGATCTGCAGCCCATCCTGGAGCTGATTAAGGGGCTCAGCTTCAATGCCTCAAAGCCCAGGTTCCACGACGTCAACTTCACCAGAGTGTGGTTCCAGCTCAAGCTCAGGCCACGCCTGGCCTCTGTCACCGAAAGCCTCCTCGCCTGTCTCAGCACCAGCGACCTCACCTGCCAGACCTACCAGGCTCT TGTGAATGAATTGGATATGAATATCCTGAGTATGGACCCTCAACGCCAAAGGATAGTCTACACGTCCTTCATGCGCAGGTTTCTCGAGAGAAATGATACAGCAG GATGCCTCGCCCATGAGAACAGCAGTGAGCAGTGGCTGATGCGGAACTTTGGATCCTTCTCTACCTTGGTTGACTATGAAGACTTCTTTGCACTGAACGTTAATTTCAGTGGT CTATCAGTCCTGGCACTGCTGAGCCCGGAACAGAAGGCAGAGTTGGTTCTTCACCCCGGAAATGGAGACCTGGACAATGGCACTATCAGCCTGGTCTTCCAGAGTCTGCTTGGGCCTCTAATAAACAATGCTCACCTGAATCAGTCGATGTACAATGCAACAATGATGTCCAACATGGCTGCTGGCAATGCCACAGGTCCACATGAACTTGACAGA ACTCTAAATGACTTCCTGTCATTCCTGAGGCCCTTGGGTAGTTTCATCAAGACTTTGGTGGGCAGCATTCAAGTG AGGAATGTGAGCTCCGAGAGACAGCATGTTCTGGCCCAGGCAGTAGTGAACTGGATCCTGGCAGAGCTGGCTGGACACATCTCCCCCAACTTCACACTGACAAATGAGACCATCCCCAGCCAGACTCCCTCTCTCAGCAACTTCAACATCACCAGCCTTAAGGACTGGTTCCAGCATGTGGTCCTCCCTGCCCTGAACCGCTTCCAGCTCAACAACCAGACTCAGATCCCACACGACCTtactgctgtcttcaaccaagtcTT CTCATTAAATCCTCCAATGGGTTCTAACTCTTCCATGTATTCAATGGTTGGTCCCATGGATGTCTGTCACATTGGCAACAATGATGATATGTGCTCG GTGTCCCATGCAGCAGAAAACCTGGCTGTGGTCCTGAGATGTGTGCCCCATTCTAACTTGAGCCTCACTGGAGAAAATCTGAAACTATTGGTCACAGAGCTATCCAAGATACTGACAGGACCACACACAATGATG AATGACAGTTCGGGTTGGCCCAACCTCACAGACTTGTTTGGCCAGCTTCCGACAGATGGCTTCAGTGCTGAGAACCTTGGTGATGAGAACTTCATCACCTTCTGGTTCCTGATCAGACTGCGGCCCCTCCTACCTTCAGTGTCAGAGGAGTACCTATCCTGCCTCAGCACTAGAGACTTCAGCTGTCAAGCCTACCAAGCACT TGTCATGGGGCTGAGTGATCACATCTCATCGATGGATGAGATGAGACAGAAACTGGTCTACACACGCTTCATTCACCCATTCCTCACACAACACCGATATTCAG ATATGATGGGATGTCCTTCCAATGGGAGTTTGGATTCAATTAAGAGACATTTTGGGAGATTTTCCATTTTCGCACCGCTACAGCACTTCTTTGATGTGCAAAGAAACTTTTCTGCA cTGGAGGCCCTGCCAGCTCTCTCTCCAAAGCAGTTAGCAGAACTGGTGCTGATGCCCCACACTCCAACTCCACAGAGAGATGACATCATCAACAGAGTCTTTGACCACCTCCACAACGACACCCGACTCCGAGACTTCCTCCATGAGCTGCAGATGCTAATAAGAGGG ACTAGCCTTGAGTGTGAGTCTTTCACAAGAAT ATTCAACAGGCTGGACAGGGCTGCTACATCGGCCCCATCTGATTTGGGACCAGTCATCAGAGACACACAGGACTCCGTAATGGATGCTGCTCCTCCGG GTTGCAACGTCGTTCCCTTTAAGTTTGGG TGCTCTACGACCCCCCAAGTCAATG agagccacatctgtGCTGGAGTGAATAC AACTAATCTGGAAAACTACATTGCTGGCACGAATATGACCCTTATGCTCTGCAACTTTACCATCCAACATTATGCTTGCCTACCTCAG CGTACCCAGCTAAAACCAGAGCAACTCTCTGAGATCCTGCAATGCAAACTGTCAGGCAACCTGACCTATCCCCAAAAAATTTGGAAATTGTTCTTCACCAAATATTCTGCAATTCTTGATGAGGCTCTTCACAGGTTTTCAAACATG TCTTACCAGCCCAGCGGCCCATCCATCTCTCTGGTGCTAGATGTATTTGGGGAGGTAGTTATTGACCAGTTTAGTCAACATGACCTGAGAAGCCCAAACCACACCCGCAAGTGGTTTCTGACGAATCTTCGACCCTTCCTCCCGCAAGCCTCCAGAGAGTTCCTGTCCTGTCTTAGCACCAAGAACTTCACTTGTGGGACCTACCAGATTTT AGTGGAAGCTCTAGGTCGTCAaccagctaaccctaacccagctaaCTCAGCTATGGACAGACAAAGACAGCTTTTGATCTACACTAATTTTATTGAGCCCTTCTTGAGGCGCAACGACACTGAAG ACCCCAACTGTTTCAACAACTCAAACAACAGCACTGACTGGCTTAAAAAGTACTTTGGGCCATTTGTTGGTTTTGCACCCCTAGAAGAACTCAAACGACTGCATGGAAACTTCTCAGTG GTGGATGTCCTGCCTATGCTGAGCCCCGTGCAGCTGGGGGAGGTGGCCTCCACCCCTGGTCAGCTCAGAAACCCTGGAGATGTCCACATGATACTGATTCATGTGCTTCCCAGAGATCTGGGCGAGTTCTTTGACATTGTTTCTCCAGCTGTTGAg GGTCTTCACCTTCCGGTGGATGTGCGTCAGGTGCTCCTCCAGCAGGTGTTTGACAATGCCAACCTACCAGATCCCTCCATCAAAGACCCTGAAGTGCTGGTGTGGTTGGGCCAGAGACTCCGCCCACTTTTACCCAACTTGACAGAGGAGCATGTGGCCCCTCTCTTCAACATCGTCAGACACAGAGGCTGCAACATCAGCCAAGAAAC AGTGGCGTTGCTGAACTCTATCCTACCATCACTGTCCAATGGCACACAGGCTGCTGTCCAGCATCAAATAATCATGTCTCTCAGAG AATCAACTCCACTACGTTGCTATAGGAACAACAGCTTCTTCATGTTCCTGAGACAATCCTTCCTCAACTTTACATTCCCAAAGTTGACCAACTTCCTCTCCCTTATTCCACCACAGCGGGAATCTGAG CTGCTCAACACCATACATCCCTCAGAGCTCGGCACCTTCCTCAGGAAGCCAGAGGTGGTGGACAACAAGACTAAGCTCTGCACAATCTTCCGAAACTACAAAAAAACTCCTGAGTTCTTGGAAACC GAGAATCTTCCAGATGATGTGAAGCGTCCAGTCCTGCCCTGCGTCTGGCCTTTGGCTCTGGCCACTGATGACAAGGCTGAGGTTGACCGCTGGTTTGACAACAGACTGAGTAACTACCTGAAGTTCCTCAACAGAGCCCTGCTCCAGTCCTCTGACACACTCAACGCCTCCTGCTTACCCTTCAGGAGACT TGTATCTCTACTGGGATCCAATCTCACTTTCAATGGCTCAGCCATAACTCAAGATGATGCGTACAGCACCATAAAGACCTACCTCAACACGGGAA GTTCAGCAGCACCCAAGTGTTATAGTCCCACTGACCCAAATCTCAACTCCACTGCCTGGTTCCTTAACTACATTGGTGTGTTCATCACTTTTGTGACCGTTGAAGACTTCGACACGTTTGGCTCAGAGTCGACG cTACAACTATTTGCCGTGAACCCTGTCAACATTAAGTTGTTCAATTTCGCTGGAGCTCCTCAAAATCTGACTAAACGCTTTACTGAGCTTATCTTCCTGCAGAACTCCAACTTCCTCCCACTACA GCTTCCACCACACTTACAATGTTTTGTCCCAGCCTCAGCTTACTCTAAACTCAATGAGTCAGAGAGTGTGGTTGTCCTGGGCAACCTGAACCAATCCTGTACTAACGTGGACTCAGAG ATTTCTTCCGCACTGGCATCGAATATCCAAATTGTCGATCTGGGATCAATCACGGCCTTGGGCCCGCAGGTCACAAGTCTGACCACTGGACAGATCACTAAAGCCCCGCCCAGTGTGATTTTACAATCCCTGAGTAATCTGAGCAGTGTTTCTGGATGGAACTTGGGACAGTCCTTGTTCATCATACAGATTCTCATCACCCAAAACTTCCAG ATAAACAATAGCGACAGTTTAATAAACCTGGGCTCTTTAGTGGGAGGTCTTCCTACCCAAACACTCATCGCAATACCTGCGCAGCAGGTTCTAACAACATCCACCAACCCAAAATTTGTTACCAACATGCTGACTGCTCCAACAATTGTGCAACAGATCTATGTTAATAAG ATCATCACAGTTGACATGAAACCAACAGAGCTGATAGTCAATGTCCCAGATGAAATGGCAACCGAAATTCCCAGGAATCTACTGAATTTCCCAACAACTGGAAATCAAACACTCACTGCTCTGAACATCAACAAGAAAAAATGGAAACCTCAGCAG GCTGTGCTGTTCTTTGATACAGTAGCAAATGGATTGGATGAGCCTGATGA CCTTTCTGAGTATGTGCTTCAAGGATTCACTTGCTCTCGTGTCCAGActttcaaaaaaacaaaaactcaACGTCTCATCAGAGCTTGCAGACGTAGGGACGGTCGAAGAAAGGTGGTTCTCAAGGAGACACAG CTAACTTGCATGTGGAACAACATCAAAGGTGAAAGTCCTCAAGATTTTGTCAACTATCCATCAGATATGTTGCTGTATTACAG CTACACTAACATACAACAGACCAACTGCAGATCCTACTTCATTGAAACAGGACGAGCAGACTTCTCCGTCCTCTCCAGCACGTTGGATGGAAGAAAGGTTGATCTACTGAACAATGCCAAAAAGTGCCTG AACATCAAAGGGACACAGCTCAGTCGAGATAATCTCGAGGTCCTGGGCAACATGGCATGTACTCTGGATGAGAACTACATTCAGAGCTCTGACTCTTACATCCTGGAGAAACTGAAGAACTGCAATGACTTCTCCGATCAGCAGATTACAGCTATGGAGACGGTTATCTGCAGTGGCAACACCACATATGG AAACCCAAGCACATGGACTGAAAAAACTCTAGAGCAGCTTGACATTCTTCCACTGTACTTGACAGAGAACTTCTGGAAACACATCAGCACG CGGAATAAAAGCACGTTCCTGAAGAAATTCATGAAAAGACTGCGTACAAACAAGACAATGAAGAGGAAACTGAAGAAGCTGTTCAAAGAATGCACCATGTCTTTGAGATCCAAACGAAGCACTG TAAATGCATGTCCAGACTCCCTTGGCAACATTACTCAAGTGACCATAAGTAATGACGCATTCCCCTTTGGGTATGACAACACCACGTTCAACCACTGTCTGAGTGCCCAAGTAGTAATGGACAATCTGGCCAGCCTGACTGAGAAGGTAGATGATGATGACATGCAAAAGGTCATTTTGGAGAAGCTACACCAG GCGTACCCCAAAGGTCTCTCAGACCAGCAGGTTCAGGTGCTTGGGTCGGTGTCTCGCGTGGCTTCCATGGAGCAGATTAACAAGTGGAACATCACTACAGTGGACACACTAGCAGCGCTGATGGACAATGGCAATGGAGAATGGGACTCCGCCAAA GCCAAAGTTATTTTCACCAAGTTCTTAAGTGCTGGCAATTCGCTTGGTGCCTCTGCACTGAATTCAATTGGAGGGCCTAACCTGTGCGCACTGGACCTCAGTGTGTTGCAAGGCATCAGAAATGACAGTCTCCG AGATGCAGATGCTCTGGAAATCACTAGCTGTTCCTCAGCGCATAAGAAGGCCTTCTTTGCAGTAGCTGAGACCGCCTTTCCTATCAACTTCGCCCAAACCCGCGCCACTGCAGATCAGCTAACATCCTACCAGCTCATTCAGACATACCTGG GAGGTGCCAATATCACCTACATACGGAGTCTGTCTAGGGTGAATATTAGCATGGACATCAACACTTTTATTGGTTTGGATTCAGCTGTCGTCCAG GCTCTTAGTGTGAGTGAAGTGTCTGGACTCCTCGGCTCCAACCTAAATGACCTGAAAACCTTTGAGAATAACACTGTAGTGCAGAACTGGGTGTCAAAGCAGTTACAGTCTGAGCTTGACAAGCTGGGTATCAGTCTGACCGGAGGAAGGGTGGATTCAAACACCACCCCCATGACAACAaatactgccaccaccatcccCAATACAACTTCCG GCCAGAGCAGAGGCACATATCCAGTTCCTCTGCTTTTCCTGTTTGGTCTCTTGTTCATTGTAGTGCAAATGTAG